In Haliaeetus albicilla chromosome 12, bHalAlb1.1, whole genome shotgun sequence, a genomic segment contains:
- the GRIN2C gene encoding glutamate receptor ionotropic, NMDA 2C, whose amino-acid sequence MGRAPAHALLLSMVLGCSAAFTDLLLPGPEEPVVNVAVVFGGTSYPLHIRSRLSPQSFLDMPLEIHPITVIVNNTNPSTLLTQICDILASHKIHGIIFEDNVGTEAVAQILDFISSQTQVPVISISGGSAVVLTPKEPGSAFLQLGVSIEQQIQVIFKVLEEYDWGSFAVITSLYPGYNIFLDVIRSFTDASYFGWELQEVITFEMSQERSSSRTQRLLRQIDAQVLIVYCSREEAEYLFAMAEQAGLVGPGYVWIVPSLTVGNMEVPPASFPVGLISVVTESWKLSLRQKVRDGVAIIAMGAASFFRAHGYLPEVGQDCWAPPGAITANTSFYRHLLNVTWEHRDFSFNEGGYLIRPTMVVISLNQHRLWEMVGKWDKGIIHMKYPVWPRYGSFLQPVADNRHLTVATLEERPFVIVENTDPSTGVCVRNTVPCRKQTNSSQSGDGLVDPYTKLCCKGFCIDILKKLAKAVKFSYDLYLVTNGKHGKIVRGVWNGMIGEVYYKRADMAIGSLTINEERSEIVDFSVPFVETGISVMVARSNGTVSPSAFLEPYSPAVWVMMFVMCLTVVAVTVFVFEYFSPVGYNQNLTSGKRPGGPSFTIGKSVWLLWALVFNNSVPIENPKGTTSKIMVLIWAFFAVIFLASYTANLAAFMIQEQYIDTVSGLSDRKFQKPQEQYPPFRFGTVPNGSTERNIRSNYPDMHTHMVKYNQRSVEDALTSLKMGKLDAFIYDAAVLNYMAGKDEGCKLVTIGSGKVFATTGYGIALQKDSRWKRAIDLALLQFLGDGETQKLETVWLSGICQNEKNEVMSSKLDIDNMAGVFYMLLVAMGLSLLVFAWEHLVYWKLRHSVPKSHKLDFLLAISRGIYSCFSGVQTLVSPRRAPTPDVTANSAQANVLKMLQAAKEMVSTASVGGSLEQATRTIEDWSSRSDRLQTNFSLRTPQLVVQNSTGAHRAPSSIPAPAERLGRAYAPKGAPLGLPLPQSIPVDSRLPREEKWRGANEHVSPLLHPLKFQGGCAGDEALPGFPHLLVKTSPGGDFGEQVLVGNHVGAPLPPPTSPRDLPPPDIYREHKRPSGRGDRLQKPPQLQVDGGHGGSGTLPRLLSAAEKRREAVSPFLPPSCPRGAFPKATRTCRARGEPIRPEVAVMEREKLSWRASSVRAPGEQGEKRRPGGLRRCGPARLPARTDVPDLFPEAEAGYGCGPRCPQATGRLAPRSPVARLPSYREACRQNPRATATVPACAPYACVNSYANLPLYVGHLSRGSPPPREHPGVPAGCGRGAGRWDSGCRDCGRRGEPSLLWAVGTERRDPLVARGVTSPCAGGSWWRVSSLESEV is encoded by the exons ATGGGCAGAGCGCCGGCGCACGCTCTGCTACTGTCGATGGTGCTGGGCTGCTCGGCTGCCTTCACGGACCTCCTGCTGCCGGGCCCCGAGGAGCCAGTGGTCAACGTGGCCGTGGTGTTTGGGGGCACATCCTACCCCCTGCACATTCGCTCCCGCCTGAGTCCCCAGAGCTTCCTGGACATGCCCCTGGAGATCCACCCCATCACTGTCATCGTCAACAACACCAACCCCAGCACCCTCCTCACCCAGATCTGCGACATCCTCGCCAGCCACAAGATCCACGGCATCATCTTCGAGGACAACGTCGGCACGGAGGCCGTAGCCCAGATCCTTGACTTCATCTCCTCCCAGACTCAGGTCCCTGTCATCAGCATCAGCGGGGGGTCTGCCGTGGTCCTGACCCCGAAG GAGCCCGGATCAGCTTTCCTACAGTTGGGTGTCTCCATCGAGCAGCAAATCCAGGTGATCTTCAAGGTGTTGGAGGAATACGACTGGGGCTCCTTCGCTGTCATCACCAGCCTCTACCCGGGCTACAACATCTTCCTGGACGTCATCCGCTCCTTCACGGATGCCAGCTACTttggctgggagctgcaggaggtgatcaCCTTTGAGATGAGCCAGGAGCGGAGCAGCTCCAGGACGCAGCGGCTCCTGCGACAGATCGATGCCCAGGTCCTCATCGTCTACTGCTCACGAGAGGAGGCCGAGTACCTTTTTGCCATGGCAGAGCAAGCTGGCCTCGTGGGGCCGGGCTATGTCTGGATCGTGCCCAGCCTGACGGTGGGCAACATGGAGGTGCCACCCGCCTCCTTCCCTGTCGGCCTCATCAGTGTGGTGACGGAGAGCTGGAAGCTGAGCCTGCGGCAGAAGGTGCGGGATGGGGTGGCCATCATTGCCATGGGGGCGGCCAGCTTCTTCCGGGCCCACGGCTACCTCCCAGAGGTAGGACAGGACTGCTGGGCCCCCCCTGGGGCCATCACCGCCAACACCAGCTTCTACCG ACACCTCCTCAACGTGACGTGGGAGCACAGGGACTTCTCCTTCAATGAAGGCGGCTACCTGATCAGACCCACCATGGTGGTGATCTCGCTCAACCAGCACCGGCTCTGGGAGATG GTGGGCAAGTGGGACAAAGGCATCATCCACATGAAGTACCCGGTATGGCCCCGCTACGGCTCCTTCCTGCAGCCTGTGGCTGATAACCGCCACCTGACAGTGGCCACACTGGAGGAGAGACCCTTCGTCATCGTGGAGAACACGGACCCCAGCACCGGGGTCTGCGTGCGCAACACCGTGCCCTGCCGCAAACAGACCAACTCCTCCCAGAG TGGCGATGGCCTCGTGGATCCCTACACCAAACTGTGCTGCAAGGGCTTCTGCATCGACATCCTAAAGAAGCTGGCCAAGGCGGTGAAGTTCTCCTACGACCTCTACCTAGTGACCAACGGCAAACACGGCAAGATCGTCCGCGGGGTCTGGAACGGCATGATTGGTGAG gtgTACTACAAGCGTGCAGACATGGCCATCGGCTCCCTCACCATCAACGAGGAGCGCTCCGAAATCGTGGACTTCTCCGTGCCCTTCGTGGAGACGGGCATCAGCGTCATGGTGGCCAGGAGCAACGGCACCGTCTCCCCCTCTGCCTTCCTGG AGCCTTACAGCCCAGCTGTGTGGGTCATGATGTTCGTGATGTGTCTCACCGTGGTGGCCGTCACCGTCTTCGTGTTCGAGTATTTCAGCCCCGTTGGCTACAACCAGAACCTCACCAGTGGCAAGA gGCCAGGAGGTCCCTCCTTCACCATCGGCAAGTCGGTGTGGCTGCTGTGGGCTCTGGTCTTCAATAACTCGGTGCCCATTGAGAACCCCAAGGGCACCACCAGCAAGATCATGGTGCTCATCTGGGCTTTCTTCGCCGTCATCTTCCTCGCCAGCTACACTGCCAACCTGGCTGCCTTCATGATCCAGGAGCAGTACATCGACACCGTGTCGGGGCTGAGTGACAGGAAG TTTCAGAAGCCACAGGAGCAGTACCCCCCCTTCCGCTTCGGCACCGTCCCCAACGGCAGCACCGAGAGGAACATCCGCAGCAACTACCCCGACATGCACACCCACATGGTGAAGTACAACCAGCGCTCTGTGGAGGATGCCCTCACCAGCCTCAAAATGGG GAagctggatgccttcatctACGATGCGGCGGTGCTCAACTACATGGCGGGCAAGGACGAGGGCTGCAAGCTGGTGACCATCGGCAGTGGGAAGGTGTTCGCCACCACAGGCTACGGCATCGCCCTGCAGAAGGACTCGCGTTGGAAGCGGGCCATCGACCTGGCCCTGCTCCAGTTCCTGGGAGACG GCGAGACCCAGAAGCTGGAGACGGTTTGGCTGTCGGGGATCTGCCAGAATGAGAAGAACGAGGTGATGAGCAGCAAGCTGGACATCGACAACATGGCCGGGGTTTTCTACATGCTGCTGGTGGCCATGGGGCTGAGCCTGCTGGTCTTTGCCTGGGAGCACCTCGTCTACTGGAAGCTGCGTCACTCCGTCCCCAAGTCCCACAAGCTTGACTTCCTCCTGGCCATCAGCAGG GGCATCTACAGCTGCTTCAGTGGGGTGCAGACACTGGTGAGCCCCAGGCGGGCACCCACGCCCGACGTCACCGCCAACTCAGCCCAGGCCAACGTACTGAAGATGCTACAGGCGGCCAAGGAGATGGTGTCGACGGCCAGCGTGGGCGGCTCGCTGGAGCAGGCCACCCGCACCATCGAGGACTGGAGCAGCCGCAGCGATCGCCTCCAGACCAACTTCTCCCTGAGGACACCCCAGCTCGTGGTGCAGAACAGCACCGGTGCCCACCGGGCCCCCTCCTCCATCCCGGCCCCCGCCGAGAGACTGGGGAGAGCCTACGCTCCCAAGGGTGCTCCCCTGGGGCTGCCGCTGCCCCAGTCCATCCCCGTGGACTCCCGGCTGCCCAGGGAGGAGAAGTGGAGAGGGGCCAACGAGCACGtctcccccctcctccaccccctGAAATTTCAGGGTGGCTGCGCAGGGGATGAAGCCCTCCCGGGTTTCCCCCACCTCCTGGTGAAGACCTCTCcggggggggattttggggagCAGGTGCTGGTGGGGAACCACGTTGGggctcccctcccaccccccacgTCCCCCAGGGACCTCCCGCCGCCGGACATCTACAGGGAGCACAAGCGGCCGTCGGGGCGGGGGGACAGGCTGCAAAagcccccccagctccaggtGGATGGGGGACACGGGGGCTCGGGGACACTGCCCCGGCTGCTCTCGGCAGCGGAGAAGAGGCGGGAGGCGGTCAGCCCCTTCCTGCCTCCATCCTGCCCTCGTGGAGCCTTCCCAAAAGCCACCAGGACTTGCAGAGCCAGGGGGGAGCCGATCAGGCCGGAGGTTGCGGTGATGGAGCGGGAGAAGCTGAGCTGGCGGGCGAGCTCGGTCAGGGCACCCGGGGAGCAGGGCGAGAAGCGACGTCCCGGGGGGCTGCGACGTTGCGGTcctgcccgcctgcccgcccgcACCGACGTACCCGACCTCTTCCCCGAAGCTGAGGCCGGCTACGGCTGCGGTCCCCGCTGCCCCCAAGCCACCGGCCGGCTGGCACCACGCTCGCCCGTGGCCAGGCTGCCGTCCTACCGGGAGGCTTGCCGGCAAAACCCCCGTGCCACCGCCACCGTGCCGGCGTGCGCGCCGTATGCCTGCGTGAACTCGTATGCCAACCTGCCCCTCTACGTGGGCCACCTCTCGCGGGGGTCCCCGCCGCCCCGTGAGCACCCTGGGGTGCCGGCGGGCTGCGGCCGGGGGGCCGGGCGCTGGGACAGCGGCTGCAGAGACTGCGGGAGGCGCGGGGAGCCCTCCTTGCTATGGGCGGTGGGGACGGAGAGAAGGGACCCACTGGTGGCCCGTGGGGTGACGAGTCCTTGTGCCGGCGGGTCCTGGTGGCGGGTCTCCAGCCTGGAGTCGGAGGTGTGa